The genomic DNA GTTTCTTTGGTTTAAAAATACCTACTGCGACGCTGCGGTGTAGGCCGCCGTGAACCCTGAAAGCGACATGGTCACTGTCACAGTTTGATCAGGGGCGGCGGCGGGCACCATGCTCAGTGTTGCGGTTGCGCCGCCCCGAAACAGCGCCACATCTTGTTCCGTCAATCCAATGCGGGTGACGCATCCACCGGCGTTGCAAAAGTCGAACGGAAACCGGCGGGCCTGCCCGCCATCGACGCGCAACGTGACCTGTTCGGTCAGCAATGTTTCGAGTGGTGCCACGATCGTCGCACCTGCAACAGCCTCGCCCGCTTCTGGCAGCGCAACGATAGCGATTTCAGCGACCGCATTGCCGTCTGCATCACTTAAAAGTTGGTACATTTGGCAGGGGTCTTCACCGCCTTCGACTTTTAGGCATCGCAGCGCCCAATCGTTGAACACCTCGCGCAGGTATTGCTGGCCTGGTTGGGGCTCTTGCGGTGCTGCCTCGTCAGACGCGATGGGATCGCCGTTTTCGTCAACGTTTTCGCCCATGTTGAACACACTTTGCGGCTGCTCTTCAGCTGTTTCAACCGGAGTTTCCTGTGCAAAGGCTGGCGCGACAAGGGCGAAAGCCAATGCAGCAGCCGTCAACGTTTTGGAAATCGATGCGTTATAAAAGGTCATGGTTTTGTCCAATATTTTCTGTCGTTACAAGCGTATTAGCATGGGTTTTCAGCAGTGTCAGGGTGAAAGCGGTGTTCGGCAAGGCCTTGCCGAAAGGGGGCGACGGCGCGCAGGTTGCGGCATTAGACAATGTTGACGTGCCACCACCCCGTAGAAATTTGACGTGCCACCACCCCGTAGAAAAAGGGCCCGCAAAGGCCCTTCTTCGTCTTCTCCCTGTCGGACTTTGCCGACTTATTTTTTGAAGTTACGGATTGAAACCACAACCGTCAACAGGGTGACTATCACGATCAAGATAAGTCTGTTTATTAGTTTATTAGTTTATTTGATAATATTGGCCTGTCTGAACGCCCCCATGAACGAGCGAAAAAGGCCACGCCTCAGGTATATCTAGGGGCGCAGCAGGTTGGAAAAGGAGGATGTCAGCAACGCTGCAGGAGAACATTCACGGCGTCGATAAGAATATACCGGCCCATGAAGGTTAAGAATGTGTTTTGACCCAAGATCAAAGCGCAACAAAAGTGGGGCAGCGCACATAACTGCCCCAGAACAGGACATTGGCAATGAGCGACGGAATTTTTATGGGTGGCGGCGGTGACGGTTACACCGATGCACAAGTGCTGCTGTTGCAATACGCCAACCGCCACGGATTGATTGCGGGGGCCACGGGCACCGGAAAAACCGTGACGCTGCAAATTCTTGCACAAGGGTTTTCCGCCATCGGTGTTCCGGTGTTCTTGTCGGACGTGAAGGGTAATCTTTCTGGCTTGGCCAAGTCGGGCAGCGCAGATTTCAAATTACACGACCCATTCATGGCATGCGCAGCGACCATCGGGTTGGATTTGCAATACAGTGCATTCCCCGTAACGTTTTGGGACCTTTTTGGTGAACAGGGCCACCCGATCCGCACGACCGTCGCAGAAATGGGCCCGCTGTTATTGTCCAATCTGATGGGGCTGTCTGGCGCACAAGAAGGCGTTTTGTACGTCGCCTTTCGCGTAGCAGACGAAGATGGGCTGCCGCTTCTGGATCTTGAGGATTTGCAGGCACTGCTGGTCTGGGTCGGGCAAAACGCCAAAGACTTATCGCTGCGCTATGGCAATGTGGCGACATCGTCGGTTGGAGCAATTCAGCGCCAACTGCTTGTGCTTGAAAATCAAGGCGGGGCGGGGCTTTTTGGCGAACCTGCGCTGGATTTGAACGACATTATGGCGACCGAAAAGGACGGCCCCCACACTGGACGTGGACGGATCAATATCCTCGCGTCGGACAAGTTTATGGTGTCCCCAAAACTGTATGCGACGTTCCTGTTGTGGCTTTCGTCGGAACTGTTTGAGGAGCTGCCAGAGGTTGGCAACGCGGACAAACCCAAGCTGGTGTTCTTTTTTGATGAGGCGCATTTACTGTTTGACGACGCGCCCAAGGCGCTGGTCGACAAGATCGAACGGGTTGCGCGTTTGATCCGGTCCAAAGGGGTTGGTGTATATTTCATCACCCAAAACCCGTCCGACGTCCCTGAAGACGTGTTGGGCCAGCTTGGCAATCGTGTGCAACACGCACTGCGGGCGTTTACCGCGAACGATCAAAAGGCGTTGAAACAGGCAGCTGCAACCTATCGTCCGAACCCGAAGTTCGACTCAGCCAAAGCAATCCGAGAAGTCGGAACAGGTGAAGCCGTAACATCAATGCTGATCGACAAAGGCGTGCCCGGAATTGTTGAGCGCACGTTGATCCGCCCGCCGTCGTCGCAACTGGGCCCAATCACCAAAGCACAACGTGCGGCGGTCATGGCAGCGTCGCCAATGGCTGGCAAATACGACGCGCGATTGGATCGTGAAACGGCGGCCGAAATGCTTGCCAAACGCGCGGGCGCTGCGGCGCAAGCGGCGGAGAAAGCTGAAGTCGAAGAAGAAACGCCTCAGGCGGAGGAGCGCGAACACCGCCGCGGGCGTCGCTACACGGATCGTGATGTTGAACGGTCTAGCAGTCGCAGATCGACGAGGTCTGACGACAGCTGGGGCGGCGCGATTGCCACTGTTGTTGCGAAATAACTGAAAGGCACCACTGGGCGGCAGATTGTGCGCGAGATCTTGGGTGGTCTGTTTCGTGGGCGCTAGTTTTAGCGTGGTTCATCCCGATGTGCTTGCGGATTTTCGGCATTGGCGCTGTTTTGGCGGCGGTATCCGAGGTCGGATTTTATCCGGTCACGCTTAATCTGCAACTGGTCTGGCTCTTCTTGTTGATGGCCTTCTGGGCTGTTTTGCAAGGCTCGTTATGGCCCACAGCGGCGTGTGTAAATGGGTGGGGGCGTTCTGTGGCGCGGTGCTTTATCCGGGGCTTGGTCG from Octadecabacter antarcticus 307 includes the following:
- a CDS encoding invasion associated locus B family protein; the protein is MTFYNASISKTLTAAALAFALVAPAFAQETPVETAEEQPQSVFNMGENVDENGDPIASDEAAPQEPQPGQQYLREVFNDWALRCLKVEGGEDPCQMYQLLSDADGNAVAEIAIVALPEAGEAVAGATIVAPLETLLTEQVTLRVDGGQARRFPFDFCNAGGCVTRIGLTEQDVALFRGGATATLSMVPAAAPDQTVTVTMSLSGFTAAYTAASQ